One genomic window of Pseudomonas sp. LFM046 includes the following:
- the lpxB gene encoding lipid-A-disaccharide synthase: MNRPLRIALVAGEASGDILGSTLMQALKARHPEAEFIGVGGPRMQAEGLESYFPMERLAVMGLVEVLGRLPELLRRRKLLIQTLIDARPDVFIGIDAPDFNLGVELKLRRAGIKTVHYVSPSVWAWRQKRVLKIREGCDLMLTLFPFEARFYEEHGVPVRFIGHPLADAIPLEADRAAARTGLDLPVDAPLVALMPGSRGGEVGKLGALFLDAAERLRSIRPGVRFVLPCASPERREQLEAMLAGRELPLKLLDGRSHEALAACDAVLIASGTATLEALLYKRPMVVAYKVAPLTYRILKRLVKSPYVSLPNLLAQRLLVPELLQDAATSDALAHAVAPLIDDGEVQTDGFDTIHRALRQDASRQAADAILQLIGAP; the protein is encoded by the coding sequence ATGAATCGTCCTTTGCGCATCGCGCTGGTTGCCGGCGAGGCGTCCGGCGACATCCTCGGCTCCACCCTGATGCAGGCGCTCAAGGCCCGCCATCCCGAAGCCGAGTTCATCGGTGTTGGCGGCCCCCGTATGCAGGCGGAAGGGTTGGAATCCTATTTCCCGATGGAACGCCTGGCGGTCATGGGCCTGGTGGAGGTGCTGGGGCGCCTTCCCGAGCTGCTGCGCCGTCGCAAGTTGCTGATCCAGACCCTGATCGACGCGCGTCCTGACGTCTTCATCGGCATCGATGCACCGGACTTCAACCTGGGCGTCGAGCTCAAGCTGCGCCGCGCCGGGATCAAGACCGTGCACTACGTCAGTCCTTCGGTCTGGGCCTGGCGGCAGAAGCGGGTGCTGAAGATTCGCGAAGGCTGTGACCTGATGCTCACGCTCTTCCCCTTCGAAGCGCGTTTCTACGAAGAGCATGGCGTGCCGGTTCGTTTCATTGGCCACCCGCTGGCTGATGCCATTCCTCTCGAGGCCGACCGTGCGGCTGCGCGCACGGGGCTCGATCTGCCGGTCGACGCGCCCCTGGTAGCGCTGATGCCCGGCAGCCGAGGCGGCGAGGTGGGCAAGCTGGGGGCACTGTTCCTCGACGCTGCCGAGCGCCTGCGGTCGATTCGTCCCGGTGTCCGCTTCGTCCTGCCCTGCGCCAGCCCCGAGCGGCGCGAGCAGTTGGAGGCCATGCTGGCCGGCCGGGAACTGCCCCTGAAACTGCTTGATGGCCGGTCCCACGAGGCGTTGGCCGCCTGCGATGCGGTGCTGATCGCCTCCGGTACCGCCACCCTTGAAGCGCTGCTCTACAAGCGCCCCATGGTGGTGGCCTACAAGGTGGCGCCGCTCACCTACCGAATTCTCAAGCGTTTGGTGAAGAGCCCCTACGTGTCCCTGCCAAACCTGTTGGCCCAGCGGCTGCTGGTGCCCGAGTTGCTGCAGGATGCCGCTACGTCCGACGCCCTGGCCCACGCTGTGGCGCCGCTGATTGATGACGGCGAGGTGCAGACCGACGGGTTCGACACCATTCACCGCGCCTTGCGCCAGGATGCCTCGCGCCAGGCGGCCGATGCCATCCTGCAACTGATTGGAGCACCCTGA
- the lpxA gene encoding acyl-ACP--UDP-N-acetylglucosamine O-acyltransferase — MSLVDPRAIIDPSAKLAEGVQVGPWSIVGPDVEIGEGTVVGPHVVIKGPTRIGKHNRIYQFSSVGEDTPDLKYKGEPTRLVIGDHNVIREGVTIHRGTVQDRSETTIGDHNLLMAYVHIGHDSVIGNHCILVNNTALAGHVHVDDWAILSGYTLVHQFCRIGAHSFSGMGTAIGKDVPAYVTVFGNPAEARSMNFEGMRRRGFSAEAISALRRAYKVVYRQGLTVEQALAELAEPSAQFPEVAVFRDSIQSSTRGITR; from the coding sequence ATGAGTTTGGTTGACCCTCGCGCCATTATCGATCCTTCGGCCAAGCTGGCCGAGGGCGTTCAGGTCGGCCCCTGGTCGATCGTTGGACCCGATGTGGAAATCGGCGAGGGGACCGTGGTCGGACCTCATGTGGTTATCAAGGGCCCGACCCGTATCGGTAAGCACAATCGCATCTATCAGTTCTCTTCGGTCGGTGAGGATACGCCCGATCTGAAGTACAAGGGTGAGCCCACCCGACTGGTGATCGGCGACCACAACGTGATCCGCGAGGGTGTCACCATCCACCGCGGCACGGTGCAGGACCGTTCGGAAACCACTATCGGCGACCACAACTTGCTGATGGCTTATGTGCATATCGGTCATGACAGTGTGATCGGCAATCATTGCATCCTGGTGAACAACACCGCCCTGGCGGGCCACGTACACGTGGACGACTGGGCGATCCTGTCTGGCTACACCCTGGTGCATCAGTTCTGCCGCATTGGCGCCCACAGCTTCTCCGGCATGGGCACGGCCATCGGCAAGGACGTACCGGCCTACGTCACCGTTTTCGGTAATCCGGCCGAAGCCCGCAGCATGAACTTCGAAGGCATGCGCCGTCGTGGCTTCAGTGCCGAGGCCATTTCTGCGCTTCGTCGCGCCTACAAGGTGGTCTACCGCCAGGGGCTGACTGTGGAGCAGGCTCTGGCCGAGCTGGCCGAGCCCTCCGCCCAGTTCCCGGAAGTGGCCGTATTCCGCGATTCCATCCAGTCCTCGACCCGCGGCATCACCCGCTGA
- the fabZ gene encoding 3-hydroxyacyl-ACP dehydratase FabZ — protein MMDINEIREYLPHRYPFLLVDRVVDLDIEGKRIRAYKNVSINEPFFNGHFPQHPIMPGVLIIEAMAQAAGILGFKMLDVKPADGTLYYFVGSDKLRFRQPVLPGDQLILEAKFVSVKRGIWKFDCQATVDGKEVCSAEIICAERKL, from the coding sequence ATGATGGACATCAACGAGATTCGCGAATATCTGCCGCACCGCTACCCCTTCCTCCTGGTGGATCGGGTGGTGGACCTGGATATTGAAGGCAAGCGCATTCGCGCCTACAAGAATGTCAGCATCAACGAGCCCTTCTTCAACGGCCACTTCCCGCAGCATCCGATCATGCCGGGCGTGCTGATCATCGAGGCCATGGCCCAGGCGGCCGGCATCCTCGGTTTCAAGATGCTCGATGTGAAGCCGGCCGATGGCACCCTGTACTACTTCGTGGGTTCGGATAAGCTGCGCTTCCGCCAGCCGGTCCTGCCGGGCGACCAGCTGATCCTTGAGGCGAAGTTTGTCAGCGTCAAACGCGGCATCTGGAAGTTCGACTGCCAGGCCACCGTCGATGGCAAGGAAGTCTGCTCGGCCGAGATCATCTGTGCGGAACGCAAACTATGA